The sequence AACAGTCCGGTCATCCCCACGGAGAGCAGCGTCTACGTCGGCGACTTCGCGCCGGGCGAGACCATCACCTGCCGATACAAGGTCTCAGTATCAAAGAATGCAGAGGAGCAGACCTATCCCCTTAAAGCCCTGCTGGAGTACAAGAATGCGGACGGTCTGCTGGTGCAGTCGGGCCTGCTCACCATGGGCGTGCCGGTCGGCGGCAAGATCGCGTTTACTGCCACACCTCTTACGAGCACTCTCAATCCCGGCCAGAAGAGCGTGATCGAGGTCGAGTTCCAGAATATCGGTGCCGCCACCGCCTATAACGCCCAGGCCCGCATCTCGGCCGTCGATCCGTTCACCAGCAACGACGATACTGCCTACCTCGGCGATCTGGCTCCCGGTCAGGCGGCCGTTGCGCGGTTCGAGGTCTCCGTCGATGCCGGGGCTACCGAGAAGGACTACGGCCTCGACTCCGAGATCCGGTACAGAGACGCGCTGGGCAATTCCCAGACCTCCGACACCATGAAAGTCACCGTGGGCGTGGTCAGGAAGGAGGGGATCTCCGCTCTCCTGGACAACCCGATCGTCCTGGCCATCATCGCCGCCGGCCTGATCGGGACGGGCTATTTCGTCATGCGGCTGCGCGGGAAGGGTGCCAGCTCCTGAGGAGTATCCTTCCCTGAATGCCTGGATGGCGGGGCTGTGGATCCCATCGGGCGGCCGGTGGGGATCTATCCACCTGCAGGAAACGGCGGACAGGAGAGATTGGTGAGAAGGGTACATGATGTCGGTATACTCTGATTTCGCGGAAGTCATCGTGCGGCGGCCGCTGCTGGTGGCCGCCGTGGTCGTCTGTGCAGTGCTGGCAGCCCTCGCGGGAATGGCGTTCGTCTCGATGGAGACGGGCATGGACACCTATGTGCGGGAGGATACCGAGCGCTTCAACCTCCTCGCCCACTATACCAGCACCTACCAGCCCGCAAGCCTGATGGTGCTTGTCGAGGCTGACAATATCTACGATCCCGCTGTGATCGATTACATCGACCGCCTCGAGGAGGAGATGGGAAAAGAGCGCTACGTCAGCGGCACCAGCAGCATCGCCGCAGTGCTCAAGCAGGCCAATGGGGGTGTCCTTCCGACCTCCCCGGGAGAGATCCAGCAGGCCAGAGACCGCATCCCGCCCGAGATGCTCTCCCGGTTCGCCCCCTCGAATGCCATGACGATCAGCGTGGCGACGGTCGAACCGGGGCTCTCCGACGACTCGACGTTTTCCCTGGTCCGATCCATCAGTTCCCGGATCGAGAGTATCGAGAGGCCCCCCGGGGTCACGGCGGCGCTGACCGGCGAGGCGCCATTTGCCGAGCAGATGATGGATGAGATGGGCACCTCGATGGGCACTCTGATCGTGGCTGCGATGGTGCTGATGGTGGTCGCCGTAGGCTTCTTCTTTGGCCACGTCCGCTACCGTTTCCTGCCGGTGGGCATCGTGGCCATCGGACTCATCTTCACCTTCGGAATCATCGGATGGTCCGGCATGAAGGTGAGCATGGCGGTTATCGCAGCATTCCCGGTGCTGATCGGCATCGGTATCGACTATGCGATCCAGTTCCACTCGCGGTTCGACGAAGAGGTGCGGAAGGCATCGGTTCCCGATGCCGTCCGCACCACCGTCACGAAGGCCGGACCCGCGGTGCTGCTGGCGATGCTGGCAACGGCGATGGGATTCATTGCCCTCTGGATATCACCCCTTCCGATGGTCGCCGGGTTCGGGATCGTCTGCGTCATCGGGATCGCTTCCTGCTACCTCGCCGCGCTGACCATCGTGCCGACGTTCGGGATGCTGTTCACGTACCGGCCGGTGAAGGGCGGCGGCACCTCAACGGATGAAGGACGCAGGGGATGGATGGACCGCTACGACATGGCAATCGGACGGCTGGCAGAGAAAGTTGCAAAGAACGCGGTTCCCGTGCTGCTCATCCTCACATTCGTCGCGGTCGTCGGCTACCAGATGGACGGCCTCATACCAATCAACACGGACGAGAAGACCTTCGTGCCGCCGGACATGCCGGCAAAGGTCCTGCTCGACAAAGTGGGCCGGATGATGGAGGCAACCTCGGGGGTTCCGGTGCTGGTTCGGGGGGGCGGGGCGGTCAGCGTCGACGGCATCCGCTGGATGCACGAGTTCCAGCGCTACGAAGAGGAGCACAACAGCAAGATAACTGGATCGGCCAGCCTTGCCACGTATGTCCTCCAGTACAATGACGGCCAGATGCCGGAGAACGATCGGGAACTGGGGGATGTGCTGGCAAGGATTCCCGCCGATACCCTGAACCGGTACATGAACGGGCGCTCTGAAGCCGTGATGGAGTTTTACTACGTCTCGATGACGAATCCGGTGGCGATGACCCAGATAGACCTGCTGCGCCGCGATCTGGACTACCTTCCCCCGCCGCCCGGAGTGACGGCCGATGTAACGGGGATGCCGGAGATGTTCACGAACCTGATCCGTGAGATCAGCGCAGGCAAGACCCTGATGACCGTGCTGGCCTTCGGGCTGATCTTCGCCTTCCTGGCAATCATCTACCGGAAGGTCGGCAGAGCGGTAACGCCGCTCGTACCGATCGTGATGATCGTCGGCTGGAACGGCCTGATTATGTACCTGTTCGGAATCGACTACACACCCATGACCGCGGTGCTGGGCTCGATGAGCATCGGCGTCGCCTCGGAGTATACGATCCTGATCATGGAGAGAGCCTACGAGGAGCAGGCGAACGGGCTCGCGCTGGTCCCGGCGATCCGCTA is a genomic window of Methanomicrobiales archaeon containing:
- a CDS encoding hydrophobe/amphiphile efflux-3 (HAE3) family transporter: MSVYSDFAEVIVRRPLLVAAVVVCAVLAALAGMAFVSMETGMDTYVREDTERFNLLAHYTSTYQPASLMVLVEADNIYDPAVIDYIDRLEEEMGKERYVSGTSSIAAVLKQANGGVLPTSPGEIQQARDRIPPEMLSRFAPSNAMTISVATVEPGLSDDSTFSLVRSISSRIESIERPPGVTAALTGEAPFAEQMMDEMGTSMGTLIVAAMVLMVVAVGFFFGHVRYRFLPVGIVAIGLIFTFGIIGWSGMKVSMAVIAAFPVLIGIGIDYAIQFHSRFDEEVRKASVPDAVRTTVTKAGPAVLLAMLATAMGFIALWISPLPMVAGFGIVCVIGIASCYLAALTIVPTFGMLFTYRPVKGGGTSTDEGRRGWMDRYDMAIGRLAEKVAKNAVPVLLILTFVAVVGYQMDGLIPINTDEKTFVPPDMPAKVLLDKVGRMMEATSGVPVLVRGGGAVSVDGIRWMHEFQRYEEEHNSKITGSASLATYVLQYNDGQMPENDRELGDVLARIPADTLNRYMNGRSEAVMEFYYVSMTNPVAMTQIDLLRRDLDYLPPPPGVTADVTGMPEMFTNLIREISAGKTLMTVLAFGLIFAFLAIIYRKVGRAVTPLVPIVMIVGWNGLIMYLFGIDYTPMTAVLGSMSIGVASEYTILIMERAYEEQANGLALVPAIRYAVQRIGTAITVSGLTTVFGFGALILSEFGMISNFGSVTVISVGFALIGAIIAMPAILILVGSLENRGRKARAPGS